In one window of Chryseobacterium viscerum DNA:
- a CDS encoding calcineurin-like phosphoesterase C-terminal domain-containing protein, whose product MSINIKFLVPCILVSAMTFSQTSVSGYVYEDSNKNQKKENREKGVEGVAVSNGVQVVLTDKNGRYSLPVQEDQTIFVIKPSGYQTALNANNLPQFYYHHKPKGFPADFKYKGVAATGDLPKELNFPLYKQNETKNFDILVFGDPQPYTEKELDYFKRGIVNEVKNTKKNAVLGISLGDLVGDNLSLQKPYADVMREVGLPWYNVMGNHDMNYDAKEDRLSDETFESNFGPANYSFNYSNVHFIILDDILYPDPRDGKGYWGGFREDQLQFIENDLKLVDKNKLIVISFHIPLEHNNEDSFRNADRQKLFDFLNPFQNVLLLSAHTHIQQQIFYGKKAGWNGIKELHEYNVGTTCGDWYSGTQDDAGLPTSTMRDGTAKGYSFISFADNQYKVKYKTAGKPDDYQIKLYVPKVIPASRTSAKVLANFFMGSKKDKVEYRIDGGKWEEMEYDETIDPNFALSVFKWDSTEKIFPGRRPSNPEMSKHIWEADFPKKLPLGKHKVEVKAVDMYGNEFTASEEFEVQNSIQIP is encoded by the coding sequence ATGAGTATCAATATAAAATTTTTAGTGCCTTGCATCCTGGTTTCAGCAATGACATTCTCGCAAACTTCTGTTTCAGGATATGTATACGAAGACAGCAATAAAAATCAAAAGAAAGAAAACCGCGAAAAAGGAGTTGAAGGTGTAGCTGTTTCCAATGGAGTTCAGGTAGTTCTTACTGATAAAAACGGGCGGTACAGTCTTCCGGTTCAGGAAGATCAGACTATTTTTGTCATCAAACCTTCAGGATACCAGACCGCTTTAAATGCGAACAATCTTCCACAGTTCTATTATCATCATAAACCAAAAGGATTTCCGGCTGATTTCAAATACAAAGGAGTTGCTGCTACAGGAGATCTTCCTAAAGAGTTGAACTTTCCGCTTTATAAGCAAAACGAAACCAAAAACTTTGATATCCTTGTTTTTGGAGACCCACAGCCTTACACAGAAAAAGAACTGGATTATTTCAAAAGAGGAATTGTAAATGAAGTGAAGAACACCAAAAAGAATGCAGTATTGGGAATCAGTTTAGGAGATCTGGTAGGAGATAATCTAAGCCTTCAAAAGCCTTACGCTGATGTAATGAGAGAAGTGGGGCTGCCTTGGTATAATGTAATGGGGAATCATGATATGAACTACGATGCGAAGGAAGACCGTCTTTCAGATGAAACATTTGAGTCTAATTTTGGTCCTGCCAATTATTCTTTCAACTATAGTAATGTACACTTTATCATTCTGGATGATATACTTTACCCCGATCCCAGAGATGGTAAAGGCTATTGGGGTGGTTTCCGTGAAGACCAGCTTCAGTTTATCGAAAATGACCTGAAATTGGTTGATAAAAATAAACTGATCGTGATATCTTTCCATATTCCTTTAGAACACAACAACGAAGACAGCTTCAGAAATGCGGATCGTCAGAAATTATTTGATTTCTTAAATCCTTTCCAGAATGTATTGCTTTTATCAGCACATACGCATATCCAGCAGCAGATTTTCTATGGTAAAAAAGCAGGCTGGAACGGTATCAAAGAACTACACGAATATAACGTAGGGACCACTTGTGGCGACTGGTATTCAGGAACACAGGATGATGCCGGACTTCCTACCTCAACGATGAGAGACGGAACGGCAAAAGGATATTCATTCATCAGCTTTGCAGACAACCAGTATAAAGTTAAATACAAAACAGCGGGAAAACCGGATGATTATCAGATCAAACTATATGTTCCGAAAGTGATTCCTGCATCAAGAACTTCTGCCAAAGTATTAGCCAACTTCTTTATGGGAAGCAAAAAAGATAAAGTAGAATACAGAATAGATGGTGGAAAATGGGAAGAAATGGAGTATGATGAAACCATAGATCCGAATTTTGCTCTTTCTGTTTTCAAATGGGATTCTACAGAGAAAATTTTTCCGGGAAGGAGACCTTCCAATCCTGAAATGTCAAAGCACATCTGGGAAGCAGATTTTCCTAAAAAATTACCATTAGGAAAGCATAAAGTTGAGGTAAAAGCTGTTGACATGTACGGAAATGAATTCACTGCTTCAGAAGAATTTGAAGTTCAGAATTCAATTCAGATTCCTTAA
- a CDS encoding SusD/RagB family nutrient-binding outer membrane lipoprotein, whose protein sequence is MKKIIINLTLAASVFMLQSCDRTFEEINTDTSKIKDPSVGSLLAPIQYEMGSYGYNRADDFTFDIMQIALDFPNEGNTYSRYYMDEKSGNGYWNTSYKWLKQVSDLRKYATKEQNNNYLAISMVLNAWIASNLTDAFGDVPLSEAVKIEENILRPKYDKQKDIYIQLLNDLKTANSLFNPNQALAETDLFYNANTNSQTGILGWKKFCNSLSLRLLTRILSRNGEVNVHERIQEIVNNPAQYPVFQNNTDSAVLPLSGVSPYLPPIARPQDFTAYRSAGEFFVNAMKDNNDPRLSMFFTKAKATTGEDLGYKGAPSGYALGTAFNYQPSNLNQNLAKAPLKILIMTYSEVQFILAELVNKGIITGNQQTYYETGVKSIIEQWGATVPANYFSNNNVAYDGSLQKLMLQKYISLFFVDHQQWYEYRRTKLPALPNNGGLQNGGQMPVRFMYPTTTKVMNTDNYNAAVQSMGGDNINVKMWWNK, encoded by the coding sequence ATGAAAAAAATAATCATAAATCTGACATTGGCTGCTTCTGTTTTTATGCTTCAGTCCTGCGACAGAACCTTTGAAGAAATCAATACAGATACCAGCAAAATAAAAGATCCTTCAGTAGGAAGTCTTCTTGCACCCATCCAGTATGAAATGGGAAGTTACGGATATAACAGAGCAGATGATTTTACCTTTGATATCATGCAGATCGCTTTAGACTTTCCAAATGAAGGAAATACGTACAGCAGATACTATATGGACGAAAAAAGTGGTAACGGTTACTGGAATACCTCTTATAAATGGCTTAAGCAGGTAAGCGACCTTAGAAAATATGCCACGAAAGAACAGAATAATAACTATCTGGCAATATCAATGGTCCTGAATGCATGGATCGCTTCCAATCTTACCGATGCTTTCGGAGATGTGCCTTTATCTGAAGCTGTGAAAATTGAAGAGAATATTTTGAGACCAAAATATGATAAACAGAAAGATATCTATATCCAGCTTTTAAATGATCTGAAAACAGCCAATTCACTATTCAACCCAAACCAGGCATTAGCTGAAACAGATTTATTTTACAATGCCAATACCAATAGCCAGACAGGGATCTTGGGATGGAAAAAATTCTGTAACTCTCTTTCATTAAGATTGTTAACGAGGATTTTGAGCAGAAACGGTGAAGTGAACGTACATGAAAGAATTCAGGAAATCGTTAATAACCCTGCACAATACCCTGTTTTCCAGAATAATACAGACAGTGCAGTGCTGCCACTTTCAGGAGTATCTCCATACTTGCCGCCAATTGCCCGCCCTCAGGATTTTACAGCATACAGATCAGCAGGAGAATTCTTTGTAAATGCTATGAAAGATAATAATGATCCAAGGCTGAGTATGTTTTTTACCAAAGCGAAAGCAACCACTGGAGAAGATCTTGGCTATAAAGGAGCCCCATCAGGATATGCTTTGGGAACAGCTTTCAACTATCAGCCTTCTAACCTTAACCAAAACCTGGCAAAAGCACCGCTGAAAATCTTAATCATGACCTATTCTGAGGTGCAGTTTATTCTGGCAGAACTCGTGAACAAAGGAATTATTACCGGAAATCAGCAGACCTATTACGAAACGGGAGTAAAGTCAATTATTGAGCAATGGGGAGCAACAGTTCCTGCCAATTATTTCAGTAATAATAATGTAGCCTATGATGGTTCTCTTCAGAAACTGATGCTTCAAAAATACATTTCCCTGTTTTTTGTAGACCATCAGCAATGGTATGAGTACAGACGTACAAAACTGCCTGCATTACCCAATAACGGAGGACTTCAGAACGGAGGACAGATGCCTGTAAGATTCATGTATCCTACCACTACAAAAGTGATGAATACAGATAATTATAATGCAGCGGTACAATCCATGGGAGGAGATAACATCAATGTGAAAATGTGGTGGAATAAATAA
- a CDS encoding 3-ketoacyl-ACP reductase gives MNINGKNAIVTGGGRGLGKAVALVLANEGVNVAITGRNEENLKMTVEEIKKLGVNSAYAVFSVDNEIQVKAGIESLAEQLGGIDILINNAGIGDFGSIEEMPSETWEQVIKTNLFGVYYAAKAAHPFMKAKGEGDIVNVASTAGLKGGPNMSAYAASKAAVVSLSQSMMAEWRKQNIRVITLTPSTIASDMSIQGGLTDGNPDKVLQPEDFAEWVRDILKMNRRALIANGSIFSTNP, from the coding sequence ATGAATATAAACGGGAAAAATGCCATTGTAACAGGTGGTGGAAGAGGATTAGGGAAAGCTGTAGCGTTAGTATTAGCCAATGAAGGAGTAAACGTTGCCATTACAGGAAGAAACGAGGAAAATCTTAAAATGACAGTTGAAGAGATCAAGAAACTGGGAGTCAACTCAGCATATGCAGTTTTTTCTGTAGACAATGAAATTCAGGTAAAAGCTGGAATAGAATCTTTAGCAGAACAATTGGGAGGTATTGATATTCTGATCAACAATGCAGGGATCGGAGATTTCGGAAGTATTGAAGAAATGCCTTCTGAAACATGGGAGCAGGTTATTAAGACCAACCTGTTCGGAGTGTATTACGCAGCCAAAGCAGCTCATCCATTTATGAAAGCTAAAGGAGAAGGTGATATCGTAAACGTAGCTTCTACAGCAGGTCTGAAAGGAGGTCCGAATATGTCCGCATACGCCGCTTCAAAAGCCGCAGTAGTCTCTTTATCACAGTCAATGATGGCAGAATGGAGAAAACAGAATATCCGTGTGATCACCCTGACTCCAAGTACCATTGCTTCAGATATGAGTATCCAGGGAGGACTTACAGACGGAAATCCTGATAAAGTATTACAGCCGGAAGACTTTGCAGAATGGGTAAGAGATATCCTGAAAATGAACAGAAGAGCATTAATTGCAAATGGTTCTATTTTCTCTACAAATCCATAA
- a CDS encoding SusC/RagA family TonB-linked outer membrane protein, whose protein sequence is MRKETQKLLVLSLLGLVSVNLAAQQKVTKDTIKGLDEVVVTALGIKRHDRALGYVAEKVEAKTFEETQNNNWAQSMEGKVAGLKIQTAGAGPLGTSRITLRGEKSIMMDHNYALIVVDGVPLGNSTTGSGTAAYGAGSGGDVPIDLGNGLNSINPDDIESVTVLKGASAAALYGSRAANGALMITTKSGKTKNGKLRVTFNSSSSFDSVLKWPDWQYEYGQGTLATNTAGNFYYSYGLSADGPSTGGTSSAFGPKFAGQYYFQYDPNVLGQSKERQLWRPYENNIKGFWQTGSTYSNSISVESSNDKTSFRSSLTYLNNEWMMPNTGFDRFNFALSFAHQLTKKLKISTKFAYNTTSSDNLPATGYNNQSISYFMIFQNPNVDLEWYKPIWKPGQEQVDQIHPFSSFIDNPYMIAYEMLNGVRKKTITGNITADYQFNKNFSLMLRSGIEILNEKRTTKRPWSSANYLKGFYREQFIKNQEYNNDLLFSYKADWNKFSISASAGGSIRYNEYLMTDYQAIGLKTAGEYSLTNALSIPVKYPAPRDKHVDSVYGLLTLGYDNKVFVDVTGRNDWSSTLPKQNRSFFYPSVSTSFILSDIFKLKSNNLNLWKLRGSWAKVGIDSDPYLLDNYYSASNITGSVVAPTTFNNPSLKPEKNTNIEAGMDFSLFKNRLNVNLTAYQNVSENQIIPVSLPSESGYSKRVINAGKIRNRGLELSADILAVKGQNFSWKVGGNWSTNENRVMTLPEGFDGIVSNVGDVVFYKMEVGGSLGDMYGFKLLRTPDGKVIYGDNGLPGRPADIEKVGNAFPKWRAGLQNDFKIKNFTISFSFDGQYGGIAYSQSHHKMSEQGKLKSTLPGRDNPGGMIVGDGVVQNPDGSFSTNTKGVLVSSYYGDYYRRANVETNSFSTDFIKLRDARIAYSFPKETIKSLGLDDLTIAIFGKNLWMWTKFPLFDPEVATLDNATITPGVEMGQLPTARTVGFQLNLKF, encoded by the coding sequence ATGCGTAAAGAGACACAAAAACTGTTGGTTTTGTCACTGTTAGGATTGGTTAGCGTTAATCTGGCGGCTCAGCAGAAAGTTACAAAAGACACGATTAAAGGGCTTGATGAAGTAGTAGTAACTGCTTTAGGGATCAAGAGACATGACAGGGCTTTGGGGTATGTTGCCGAAAAAGTAGAAGCCAAAACATTTGAAGAAACCCAGAATAACAACTGGGCGCAGTCAATGGAAGGGAAAGTGGCAGGTCTTAAAATTCAGACTGCCGGAGCAGGGCCGCTTGGAACTTCCAGAATTACTTTGAGAGGAGAGAAATCCATTATGATGGATCATAATTATGCTCTTATTGTAGTGGATGGCGTTCCATTGGGAAATTCTACTACAGGTTCCGGTACGGCAGCTTATGGAGCGGGCTCCGGAGGAGATGTTCCGATTGATCTTGGAAACGGACTGAACAGCATCAACCCGGATGACATTGAATCTGTAACTGTATTGAAAGGAGCCTCTGCAGCTGCATTATATGGATCCCGTGCTGCTAACGGAGCATTAATGATCACTACAAAATCCGGTAAAACAAAGAACGGAAAACTGAGAGTGACTTTTAATTCTTCCTCAAGCTTTGATTCCGTATTGAAATGGCCGGACTGGCAGTATGAATACGGACAGGGAACTCTGGCAACCAATACGGCAGGCAATTTTTACTATTCTTACGGCCTTTCCGCAGATGGACCAAGTACGGGCGGTACAAGTAGTGCTTTCGGGCCAAAATTCGCCGGACAGTATTATTTTCAATATGATCCTAATGTATTGGGACAGAGCAAAGAAAGACAATTGTGGAGACCTTATGAAAATAACATTAAAGGCTTCTGGCAAACAGGTTCTACCTATTCAAACAGTATTTCAGTAGAAAGCTCAAACGACAAAACAAGTTTCAGATCTTCACTTACGTACCTTAATAATGAGTGGATGATGCCGAATACCGGCTTTGACAGATTCAATTTTGCCCTATCTTTTGCCCATCAGCTTACCAAAAAATTAAAAATCTCTACAAAATTTGCCTACAACACTACTTCCAGTGATAATCTCCCTGCAACGGGATACAACAACCAGTCGATCTCCTATTTCATGATCTTCCAGAATCCTAATGTGGATCTTGAATGGTATAAGCCGATCTGGAAGCCGGGTCAGGAACAGGTTGATCAGATCCATCCTTTCAGCTCCTTTATTGATAACCCTTATATGATCGCTTACGAAATGCTGAATGGGGTCAGAAAAAAGACTATTACAGGAAACATTACGGCAGATTATCAGTTTAATAAAAATTTCAGTTTGATGCTGAGATCAGGTATTGAAATTCTGAATGAAAAAAGAACTACCAAAAGGCCATGGAGTTCTGCAAACTATCTGAAGGGATTCTACAGAGAACAGTTTATCAAAAATCAGGAATATAACAATGACCTTTTATTCTCTTACAAAGCAGATTGGAATAAATTCAGTATTTCAGCATCAGCAGGAGGAAGTATCCGCTATAATGAATATCTGATGACTGATTATCAGGCCATCGGATTGAAAACAGCAGGCGAATACAGCCTTACCAACGCTCTTTCTATTCCGGTCAAATATCCTGCACCAAGAGATAAACATGTAGACAGTGTTTACGGATTACTTACGTTGGGATATGACAATAAAGTATTTGTAGATGTTACCGGAAGAAACGACTGGAGTTCTACACTTCCAAAACAGAACAGATCATTCTTTTATCCTTCAGTAAGTACCAGCTTCATTTTATCAGATATTTTTAAGCTAAAAAGTAACAACCTGAACTTATGGAAACTGAGAGGTTCATGGGCAAAAGTAGGAATAGACAGTGATCCTTATCTTCTGGATAACTATTATTCGGCAAGCAATATTACCGGAAGTGTGGTGGCACCTACAACTTTTAATAATCCTTCTCTTAAACCTGAGAAAAACACCAATATTGAAGCAGGTATGGATTTCAGCCTTTTCAAAAATAGGTTGAATGTGAATCTTACCGCATATCAGAACGTCAGTGAAAACCAGATTATTCCTGTTTCATTACCTTCCGAAAGCGGATATTCCAAAAGAGTGATCAATGCAGGAAAAATCCGTAACAGAGGTCTTGAACTTTCAGCAGATATCTTAGCTGTAAAAGGTCAAAACTTCTCATGGAAAGTAGGTGGAAACTGGTCTACCAACGAAAACAGAGTGATGACTTTACCTGAAGGATTTGACGGAATCGTTTCCAACGTAGGTGATGTGGTCTTCTATAAAATGGAAGTGGGAGGTTCTCTTGGAGATATGTATGGATTTAAATTATTAAGAACTCCGGACGGAAAAGTAATTTACGGAGATAACGGACTTCCGGGAAGACCTGCAGATATTGAAAAAGTAGGAAATGCATTCCCGAAATGGAGAGCAGGCCTTCAGAATGATTTCAAGATTAAAAACTTTACAATAAGCTTCTCATTTGATGGTCAGTACGGAGGTATTGCTTACTCACAGTCACATCATAAAATGTCTGAACAAGGGAAACTGAAATCTACCCTTCCGGGAAGAGATAATCCTGGCGGAATGATTGTAGGAGATGGAGTTGTCCAGAATCCTGACGGATCTTTCAGTACAAATACAAAAGGAGTACTGGTATCTTCCTATTATGGAGATTACTATAGAAGAGCCAATGTGGAAACCAACAGCTTCAGTACAGATTTTATTAAGCTGAGAGATGCAAGAATTGCCTATTCATTCCCGAAAGAGACCATAAAATCTTTAGGTCTGGATGATCTTACCATTGCCATTTTCGGAAAGAACCTGTGGATGTGGACGAAGTTCCCTCTGTTTGATCCTGAAGTAGCTACGCTGGATAATGCAACCATTACTCCAGGGGTTGAAATGGGACAGCTTCCAACGGCAAGAACAGTTGGTTTTCAGTTAAATCTTAAATTCTAA
- the prmA gene encoding 50S ribosomal protein L11 methyltransferase, with translation MQNYLEFNFKISPLQPWNEILMAELIEIGFDSFTEEIDGILGYIQTELFQEDQLKALPIFENENVKIEYTFEEMPNINWNEEWEKNFSPINIDDKVLIRAEFHESVPGMHEIIIQPKMSFGTGHHPTTHLMIQQMMDIDFNGKKVLDMGCGTSVLAIYAKQQGAGDTKAIDIDEWSVENSKENAVRNNVELDIEQGTAENLGKENFDVILANINRNILISDIPTYVSVLNDGGKLLLSGLCFFDVDDILEVCKESGLELKKQLQREEWVSLLLEK, from the coding sequence ATGCAAAATTATTTAGAATTCAATTTCAAAATTTCTCCATTGCAACCTTGGAATGAGATTTTAATGGCAGAACTTATAGAAATAGGTTTTGACAGCTTTACAGAAGAAATTGACGGAATTTTAGGATATATCCAGACAGAATTGTTTCAGGAAGATCAGCTGAAAGCACTTCCGATCTTTGAAAACGAAAACGTAAAAATCGAATACACTTTCGAAGAAATGCCTAATATCAACTGGAATGAAGAATGGGAAAAGAATTTCTCTCCAATCAATATTGATGACAAAGTATTGATCAGAGCAGAATTCCACGAATCAGTACCGGGAATGCATGAAATTATTATTCAGCCTAAAATGTCTTTTGGAACAGGGCATCACCCTACCACCCACCTGATGATCCAGCAAATGATGGATATTGACTTCAATGGTAAAAAAGTACTGGATATGGGATGTGGAACCTCTGTATTGGCAATCTATGCAAAACAGCAGGGAGCAGGAGATACAAAAGCTATCGATATTGATGAATGGTCGGTAGAAAATTCAAAAGAAAATGCAGTAAGAAACAATGTAGAACTGGATATTGAACAGGGAACTGCTGAAAACTTAGGAAAAGAGAATTTTGATGTTATTTTAGCCAATATCAATAGAAATATCCTGATTTCAGATATCCCGACTTATGTTTCAGTATTGAATGACGGTGGGAAACTATTACTTTCAGGACTATGTTTCTTTGACGTAGATGATATTCTGGAAGTATGTAAAGAAAGCGGACTTGAGCTGAAAAAGCAGCTACAACGTGAAGAATGGGTAAGCTTACTTCTTGAAAAATAA
- a CDS encoding glycerophosphodiester phosphodiesterase family protein — MKNFILGLAVLSTVMMKAQTQIIAHRGYFQAQPPTTENSLQSLENAQKLKIYGSEFDVRMTKDGVLVINHDEHHGKMEISEATFKELEALKLSNGEKFPTLKDYLKQGKKDKALKLIVEIKPAKTPEIENEITQKTIKMIKDMKLESQSEFISFSLNICKEIKKQQPSFKVQYLNGELSPEQIKKEGLDGMDYHYSVFQKNPTWIAEAKTLGLITNSWTVNDVAVYDELKKQGIGFVTTNIPDQLKNK; from the coding sequence ATGAAAAATTTTATCTTAGGGTTAGCAGTTTTAAGTACAGTTATGATGAAAGCACAAACCCAGATCATTGCCCATAGAGGATATTTCCAGGCTCAGCCTCCTACAACGGAGAACTCGTTACAGTCCTTGGAAAATGCCCAGAAATTAAAAATATATGGGTCTGAATTTGATGTAAGAATGACAAAAGACGGTGTATTGGTAATCAATCACGATGAACACCATGGTAAAATGGAAATTTCAGAAGCTACATTTAAAGAGTTGGAAGCATTGAAATTATCCAACGGAGAAAAGTTTCCCACATTAAAAGATTATTTGAAACAGGGAAAAAAAGATAAAGCTCTGAAGCTGATCGTTGAAATCAAACCAGCCAAAACTCCGGAAATTGAAAATGAGATCACGCAGAAAACGATCAAAATGATTAAGGATATGAAGCTGGAATCTCAGAGTGAGTTTATTTCTTTCAGTCTTAATATCTGTAAAGAGATCAAAAAACAGCAACCTTCCTTTAAAGTTCAATACCTGAACGGAGAACTTTCTCCTGAGCAGATCAAAAAAGAAGGATTGGATGGTATGGATTATCATTACAGTGTTTTCCAGAAAAATCCTACCTGGATTGCTGAAGCAAAAACATTAGGATTAATTACCAATTCATGGACTGTAAATGATGTTGCCGTATATGATGAATTGAAAAAGCAAGGAATTGGGTTTGTTACAACCAATATTCCGGATCAGTTAAAGAATAAATAA